The genomic segment ACGACTTACCACAATGGATTAAAACTCAAATCCATCTTAGGCTTTAAAAAATCTATCATTTGATCCTATCTTTCTACATCACCTGGTGTACCAAGCATTCAATGCATCTTATCACACCAAAGCAAATATTTGTCAATCAAgatattcaaatcaatttttagatCAAGTCAACCGCAGCTGAGGGATTAATTCAGAAGTGATCTAGTAGTTCATAAGCTCTAGGTGCACTAAATTACCATGCTCAACTCCACACCGTAACAAACCTCAGAGACTCTTTCTCCTCCCGCTAGTGATTCTCCATTCTCCTTAGAGTTAAATGTCCCAACTTCGACCACCGCAAGTTGTTAAACCACCACAAAAGACTCCTTTTCTCCTCGCAAGCAAACCCTAGGTGGTCTTCATCTCTTTCACCACCTTATCTTTCTGGAAAAATCCATAATTACCTTTGGCCACCCAAAGCTTTAGACAATCAATTCTCTCTCCTCGACCATCAATGACcaacatcaccatcaccatAGGAATCCTCTCACCACAATATACCAGAAGCTGACCTTGTTTGCCTGAAATATCACCGTAAAATTTCACCCCTCTAATAGTGGCCATGTGTTAGCTACATGTACCAATAagggtatttttataatttgcagTGAAATTCAAGGGTATTTCAATCCTTTTCCTATACAatgacactcaggtaattttggGGAATTTTAGGGGTATTTTATTTgcctttttatatatgtatttgtattatttttttgtattttgtaaaatacctaaaaaaaaatataaaaaaaataacgataTGGGTCCAACACCTGGTTTATCCCATCATCATGTGCGGGTATAAAGCCCAATTCTCAAATATGAGTCATGCCCATAGCTATTCCAACATAATCTTCCTTTTTAGGGAGAAATGTTATTCTTAGACAcgtcactttaaaaaaaaaataggactactatcaaaatttgaaaaacaaatatggattttgcctttctttttttgtaacttGGACATAACTCTCCCTTTTTAGGGTTAAATATCAACATTTCgagaagttttttatttttagggattgatgttattttttaatatgtcttctatttttagggactgacgttaactttaaaaaataaattgcaaataagttaagaatattatagaatttgaataaaaaaacacaagtaagggtaaacTTTCACTTAAAAGAACGTTTGAATGGTGatgtttatattttcttaatcataactaacttAATACCTGAATCTTTGGGTcctatatgtatttttttttgttggaacgAGGCAGACTCTAAGGTGATCAAGTGAGTCTAGAAAAACCGTGTCAATTTTTTCAGCATACCTGCGGGATGTTGCCCCAAATTGATAGGTAGCTTGTTGGTTGTTATCTAGGAGATTCCTTCAGTTATATTAACACGTGTCACTCGTTCATGAGAGGGGTTCGTTAGAGGCAGCCTTGGAGCTCACTGTATAAATCCTCCTGATcccctcctctctctttctcttccttctctctgAATTGCTGTGGATAGCTGGGTAGGATTACATCGCCATTACTGTCAAGTCAAGCCCAGGCCAAACAGCACTATCACCATTGATTCTCCTCAGAAAAACTAATATCTTTGCCCCAATAAAGTCCTCTCTGTTAATCTTGGTTAGTgtttagtttctttttcttaattacatACCTTCTTGATTGATCTTGTCGTCGTCCTTTcttggactttttttttgttgtaattttctctttttcttcgaACCATTCAACAACATGCATCTTTCTTCTAATTCTAACTGGTTTCTcctttcatttctttaatttattttacaaatgatattataatttgattaacgATTTTCCTCTTATATTATTCCAAGTGTGGTATGATTTGTTGGTTTCTTTTAAGTTACTTTGATTTTAAAGATTTGATCTTTTTCACCTTTCCAGACAATGGCCAAAGACGATAAACGAAAACGCTGCGAGGAGGTGAATAAAGATATGATTAGTGGCTTGCCTAATGTGATAATTGGTCATATACTCTCGTTTCTTCCTACTAAAGATGCTCTGTGTACCTGCATTTTGTCCAAAAGTTGGAGAGAACTCTGGAGATCACTTtccaattttgattttgatgatcgCACATGGAAAAGTAGGATCATCTTTGGGAATTTCATGGATAGGTTCTTTTATGTTCATAACTCGCGTGAAAACTCCATTACAAAATTTCGTCTCCGCGTACATGGAAACTATCCTTCTTCCCGTTTAAGTCAATGGATTGATGCAGCGATTAAGGACAATGTTGAGGAGCTTATACTTTGGATACCTCTACTTACTCATGTTCCGTTGCCTCGGAGAGTTTTTAGTTGTGAGAAATTAGTGGTTTTGAACCTTAGATATGGAATTGATATTGATCTTCTTGGTGTTGGTGTGCGCTTTTCATGTCTCAAGGTCCTTCATCTTGAAGGCCTCCCGATTCTTGACGATCTTGCTTCCATAGAGAAACTATTAGCAGGTTCCCCAGTCCTTGAAGAACTGAAAATCGAACATGAATATTGTCGATCCAGGAACGCTTTACGTGTATGCTCAAGCTCACTGAAACGCTTGACCATAAGATTCACGCGTATTCGTTATTACAGGAAGGATCCTGGTTGCAGAGCACTCACTCTTGATACCCCAAACCTAGAGCTTCTTATACTAACTGATTTCGTGTCCGAGGAGTTAAACATGCAGCAACTTCCGTGCTCACTAGTCGAGGCATCCATCAGTGTTGCTTTTACACATTTCTTCATCATACAACTAGATACTTATATTGACATGGCGGTTCAGTTCTTGAGACTGATCATGCCTATTGTCAGGATCTTACGCTTGTGTGGGACTACTATGAGGGTAAGTTTCTTCCTCATTTTACTGTTGTGCTTAAATTGTCAGCGGTCTGATGACGCACCCCCTCACATGTTTACCCCTATACAGATTTTATCAAACGCGGTTCGTAAGAAGTTGCCTCGATTCGAAGATCTGCCTAATTTTCAGAACTTGACTCGTTTGGAGATTGAAGCTAGTGGAGATTGTCGTTGGATGGTTTTGCATGAGATACTCAAATGCTCTGTTAAGCTGGAAGTCTTCATCTTATACAAGGACGACAAGGTTAGTTCCTACAAGATAAATACGTGCGCAATGTTTTCTGGAAGCATGATCGGTATTGTTCTTCTTCTTACTGGCTTTAACCGTTCAGGCTAAGGATACTCCCAAATGGCGAAGTCTTGTATGCCCTAATTCTTCGGTAATTCCCAAATGGCGAAATCCTGAATTCGCGCCACGGTGCATGAGGTCAAGCCTTAAAGTGATTGAGTGTGTAGATTTTGAAGGGGATTTCGCGGAGATAGAAATGGCGGAATATTTCATAAAGAACGCACTGGTCTTGGAGAAGATGGCTATCAGATTTGGATGGGGCATGACTCGTAATTCAAAAGAACGTGTTGCCAAGAGGCTGTCAGGGTGTCAAATAGGCTCCGAAGCATGTCGAATTACATTTTCATCAccttgatttagttttttttttttttttaattccttttctgTTAGAGATTGCTCAACGAGGAAGAGAGAATGCAAACCCATATTTGATATCCATGTATATGGATGAATTCTTTTTGTTGTTCTAGTATAAAATTGTGTATCAAAtacacaattttaaaaacttggataCTTGGATGAATTCTTTTTGTTGTTCTAGTATAAAATTGTGGTTAGAATCTtttaaaaacttagatacttggAGAGAAAGAAGTATTTGGGTATTAAACAATCAGCGCTAGCTAATGTTATGCATAAAATTGTgtttaattcaataatatatttaattaaattatcaaaaaataataatttccttaattttactatcagtttttattttattttattgaggtGTTCTTGCTAGTGGCAagttataatatatatgaaatcCTAACCTATATTTGCAATTAATGAAACAAAAGTCATTGAATTTCATATATCTATTTAAATTAGTAGATGGTTTTGtgtgaaattaatatttaattaatgtaaacTTAACAATATATCCTAGCTATAACATAAATGAAGTAACTCTACTTCATTATCTATAGCATAACTCAATATTCCATTGCgcctttaataaaatatatctaacaaAGAATGTTATAAAATCTAAGccacataaattttttaaaaaaagtgatttggaaaaatcgattaaaaaatcaatctttcaagaaattcaaatttcaaaatattgatgatgtgaaaaggaaacaaaatcaattcatgAGATTCCtaaagtataatattttttatatttttttcaagcatttgatTCCACTTAAATATATTGTATTGTCTAGAATATCATATTTACAAATTTCTCATAtgctaaaaaaaacctttttttagtataaataattaaaggaaTCCTAGTTTTCTAAATGTCAGGAATTTAGGAAATAAGGATTAATAATACAACAAGTTATTCATACATGTTCATATAATTAAGATAAAGTATCGAATTGAAACAACTATGTTTAATGAGAATCTGTTActggtaaaataaataaatatttggagAACCTCCcaaatttagagaaaaacacttaataaaatatatataccttCCTCTCAAATTCTCTCTTGCTCTTTAGCTTTGCAATTCAGCATTATTGTCCATAGCCTGAACTGATTTTTCTTCCAACAAGTGGTATCAAAACTTTTTCTGATTGTTTGACATGGCAATTCAAACTTCCCACTTTAGTCTCTTTGTTTGACAAATGATAAGTATAAGATTTGGTGTATCTGTGTGAAAGCTTGGATAGATTCCAAGATATGTGAGAAACGATTGCAAAAAGCTTTGAAGAGCATGTGAAAGAAGTGACATTGACACCTGTCCAGAAGGAGGCCATGCAAAAGGCATGAAATAACGATCAACAAACACTCACAATCATTTATCAATATTTGAATGACACCATTTTTGAGACAGTGGTTGACGCAATCACCGCCAAACAAGCATGAAAAGTTTTGCAACAATCAAACTAAGGAGCTAATAACGTAAAAAAGGTTCGCCTATAAAAGTTACGATGTGACTTTAACAAATTACATATGCTTGAGTAAGAGaatatttcaaaatactttGTTAGAGTATTGACCATATACAATGAGATGAAAAGATATAGAGAGAATATGGAAGAAATTAATGGGTGTGGTAGAAAAGATCTTACGATCGTTACAGAAGAAATTCCACTATGTGGTGGTCGCGATAAAGGATTCgcaaaatatagattttttttaacaattcaaGATCTCATAGGAAAACTACAAGCCCATAAAGAAAGAAtcaatgaaatttaagaaaCCATGGGTGCATAAGCACTCTTCTCAAAATTTTCtataaaagagaaacaaaatagCTCTAGATATAACCAAGGAAATAGAGGTAGATTTGAAAGAGAAGATCAATGTAGCCTCAATAGGTTAACCAGTCAATTGATTGAAGCTAACCAGTTGACCAGATCCTGGTATAGTAGCAATTCAAGAtccaattttgataaaataaaaattaaatgctaTATTcgtatatcaaaaaaaaaaagagagaggttaTTACCAGGATTGCTGAAATCCAATCGAAAGGGTTGAAACTATAATTGGAAAGATAACCATGACAAAGAAGAAGATGCAGCTCATCAGTCGACCATCACAACCACAAAGCCGTGGAGTCCACACAAGGCTCACGAGTCTGTTGTCACCAAGGAGCCATGGAGTCCACAAGCACGCGAATCCATCGTTGTAGCCACAGAGCCATGGCATCCGCACGAATCTCACGGAACCATCATTGCAGCCATAGAGCCATGGAGTCCACGTGAGGCTCACAAATCCATTGCAAGCATGGAGCCATGGAGTTCATGAACAAGGGGTAACTAAAAGGCTGCATCGTCACGAAAGTGCAGAAACCAATAACTGAGCACAACAGTCTCTGCTTTTCTTAAACAAAGTTGAAATGTAGTTCGAGACTAGGCTCAGTTTCTTTCCTCAAATGTTTCTAATATTTGCTCTCAGATCTCAATCAAAAGTACTTtcaaaagagataaaaataaaaacagagctAACGAGTATCCTTTTAGTTGACCATTGCATGCTATCAATAGAGAATAAGAAAGATACAAGGTGAAGTAGAATCAGCCTGACACAAACACATCAATTTacccatacaaaaaaaaaatcatataacatTTGGAAAAGCACGATGACCATCAAATCTTGTTGCCTTAAACAATCTTCTTGTATCTTCTtcaggaaataaaaaaagaaaagattaaaaagtgtgtgtgtgtgtgtgtgtgtaaactcTTGCATTTTccagttgctttttttttaataatagagagtattaataaaaaaatagtcatcTCCTAAAAAGTTAAATGACGATTCATGACTGCGTTagaaatgagataaaaataaataaaaggaaacatTGAAGGAAATTAATATACAACAACCGAAGTACTTATGTTTATTTCTTTCCCTTGTTCTTTACAAGATCCCTACAAAGCCTACATTCCTGGCAGAATAAGTCAATTTACTACCTTCTAACTGGCATAGAATATGATCTAGGAATATCTTCCACGTGAAAATTTGATGTTTCTGATGAAGGAACAGAAGTTGAGTGTCGAAGGAAAGGAGTAGCTACCCCGCTTGAAGTTTCATTGGCAACTGTGGTAGGACTAACTGAAATAAAAGAAGCTGGCTGCAACTCGATTTGAGTGACTGGATCTGCATCATTCTCAGGAATATCAAGCAAATGATGATTGTCTTCCTCTGACATTAATGTGCTTGTGTCTCTGTGCATTGTAGAATCAtctttgacaattccatgcctTCTCTTCCCCCTAGCTGCTGCTTTCCCCCACCCATGGATTGTCTCCCTTATTCTTAGAGGAATTAATGCCGCCTTATAGTTTGTTCCCATCTGGTAAAAGGGAGAGAACAATACGTGATGCTAATAATGACCAGAAAatgattgaacaaaaaaaaaagtgttataaTGCTACCACCTTAACCCAATGAAAACCTGCTCAAGCATTTCATGTTACTAGTTAGGAAGAGAGGCTTGTTCTACTCACGAGTGGATAAAGATGATTTCAATTCTTAAAACGccataaaaaatttatggcAATTTAAAGGACTCGACATCATGACTTATTCTAATgtctaaaaatatatgaagtTTGTTCCAAACCCTTGCTTGGTAATGGATTGTGATAAAACACCACAGCATCGCTCCCAGGAAGGAAAAGGTGGAGAAGATAATACGAAGGAAAAAACTTGAGGTTTGTTAGCCGACAAATCAGGCTGTCAAAATTTATTAGTTTCAACAATGTTGACGTTAGAAATAATTTCCATGGCCACTGTTCTTTCGTATGTATCAGCATGAACGGTAAATTTGAGGGTACACTCATAAACTAGGTGCTTGCACAATACTGCATAAACATGGTCATGAAGAACTTCAGACGTCCTAGCTACTTGGACATGTTCGATCATGCATTTGATTGCCAGTCACTAGCTAGTTATATAACTCCTGCATTATATACACTGCATAGACAACAATATATTCATTAGTgtctcctctctttctcttagaTACTGTGGTTGGATTTGACAACAAGCCCAGGAATAAAGACACATGCAGCTGGCATATGCCATGAGGCTGAAGGGCTATATTGGCGGTCAAGTCTTTGTTACTGGAAGCTGTGATGTATCTGCATCTGATACAAATTAAAACTAGCTAGATTGTGGTAGATTATGTGCTTCTAATGTCTTGTTCATGATATTTGTTGACTAGTAGATTATGCATTAGTATTTTCTTGCATATAATATGAATTGACCAGTTTTTTCATTGGGGAAAAGTGCATATAGTGGCAATATGATACCTGGGTAGCAAGTGCATAAAGTGGCAAGGTGCTGTAGCTGCAGAGGAACTGCCCAGCAAACCTACAAGATAATACAATAATGCAGTAGCTGTAAAAGCTGATGAATCCTCAAGAAAGTCTCAACTATCTCAGATGTATGCATACCCCAACACGAGTCGTATGTACACCTGCAAATGGTTCCTAATAAAGCAGGATCTGTACCCAAATTGCCACTGTAAATTAATCAACAAAGGACAGATCAGTTCAACGTACAGATTCAGCACCTcatcatggaaaagaaaaaactttgtaTCTCCTCATTTCTGATTCTTCTGGTCAGTGATTATCACATTCTTTTCGTAAACATTGAATCAACCCAGGAAAAAGTGAGGTTTTTGTTCAAAGAATCacagaaattaattataataaatttgagCTTGGTTGATGTCAAGAAGAAAAGGACAAAAGTGAACTCTCGCAGTCCAATGAATAACGATCAAGTCATTGATCAAGGTAGAGGAGGTACCCAAACCCAAAAGAATGAAGCCAATTCAAATGCATTCTGCAATCACATttcagagaaagaaaagaacgaGATGTCAGTTATGCTACTTTGGCACAACACCATAGAACCATTTTCTAGGAAAGAAGGAACTGAAAGGACGGTATATGTTACCATTTTAACTTGAGCAACTGATCACAGTGAGCATTGCTTACCTGGAACAGGATAAAATGGATCAATGGCAGAAACAGTTCTGGCTTCTTGAACCAGAAAAGATCATCTCGAGGCCTCAGCTTCCCTCCTACAGAGTGTCCAGTTAGGCCAGCAGTCTCTAATGTCAAGATCGCAATAACATGTTGTAGCTTTGCACCGACTAGAAGAACAAGCTGCCCATGACATGAAATATCAGAGATGCCCAAGATCGGCATTTTTGAACCACGAAACGCTAGGTTTCCAATTACTTAAGTAATACAAAATTCGTTACGTGTAATCTGTTGTCCTTCCAAATGTCTGTTTCTCActgcatattttttgtttctaccGAGGAAAATTCCTTTTGCAGCATACAAGTGATTGATAAAACTGAAACTCAAAAGAACCTGCAGCACTTACAGTGATTGGAACGATGGATATCCAGAAATAGAGATTAGATCCTGTTGAAAGGTTCCAAAACGAACAAACCATAAATTAGTAAGATAGATTGAGACTTTAGGATAACCCGATCATACAACACCAGATCATTTATGATTTATGATTGTATGTTGCGggctgattaatttttttttaaacgtaAATAACTGTCTAAGTGTTgatgtatattaaataatatttttttaaaatattaatatagcaattgatcggaaaaaaaaaaaaatatatatatatatatatatatatatatatatataattaaaaaaatccaaaaaaataaacaaagtcaaCTCACTAAACTCATAACCCGAGTCAAAAAATCggaataatcctataaaaagcaaataaaaaacaaattatggagTCCAATTTCAACTaacataatattaaaggatgaaatcgaaataaaattaattaagaaaagtgacaaaagaaaaaacaactcaaatcaatccgagttaacttgttaaactcacTACCTAtatcatgagatcatgataaatttattaaaagcaaattgaaaaaaaattatcaagtctCAATTCcaacaaatccagtattaaagattaaaaaaaaatcacataaccagtaatagaaagaaaatttaaaaataattataaaatataatttttaaaataatctaatattgaaaaataaaattaaaaaaatattaaataaaaaaacaaaacaaaacactaatgaataattttttatgagtgGCTACGGTGAATTagccataaattttttaattaatgttttgttaatACTTACCGAAATTCGTATATTGTTACCCAATGGCAAGTGCAAAACAAAGCAATTCAtagcattaattatttttcactcTCATAGCCATACCTTCCACATTAAACAGCATGAATGCAACAACAAATCCCCACAATGGACCACTGCAAGGCATTGAACACAGGCATTTAGCTGGTCCATCTTCTCCTGGCTCAATCATGCAGATGAATGGCCTGAAAATACAAGAAACATTCAAAGTACATAGACGACGTTACCTCACACCAACAATTCTCTGGAATTCTTCTTCCATAGAGCGAATCATGTAGCTGTGAAAATCATATTTCAATGAGAGGTTGTGATTCTgccatgaataagaaaaaacaaagaggaatgGATGTCAATAAAGCATCACTGATACTACCAACAGTATATCAGCAAAGACGCTCACGTTGTATCTGTATATATAcacttcattttcttcttctttcttaaaCCCTAGTACAATACCATTGAATTCCTCGGTTGATTCTGGGATGATAACACCCCTACTCCTCTCTTTTTCCTGGAGGAGAGTGTCATATTGCATTCATAGTAAATCCTAAATGCTAGTTGAAAAGTAGAACTTTCTCTGTGCCCCTTGCAATGTTGTAAATGctatttgagaaataaaaatttacttcaAGTATGGGCTAACAGATAACAGCAGAGCATACCATGATGAAGCCCTTGCGAAGAGTGAGGTAGTCTGTGCGAGCCACTGAAGGTCCAAATTGCCGAAAGAAACATGTCTGCAAGTTGATAAAACACATCAAACGATGACCAACACAAAAACAAGGCCTGATGGGAAGGCTCTAATTCTATTGCAGAATTTGAGGTAATAACAAGCAAGCATGGATTACAACATAGAAAGCATTAAAGAGCAAGAAAGAGAGTTTTGTACCTACCACCCAGATAAGAAAACTATTCTTGACCAAAGGGCTTGATGTACGATGTCTTGCGAAGGTTGTTTGCCTTCGCAATGtcttttctctattgatttctgTTACAGAATAGATTACTAAGTCGTGATTTCTGTGATACAGCAATATTTCTAAGAATAAATATTCTCAATTGAAATGATTGGAAGGTGAAGGTATCGCTTGAAAAATAATGCcaagagaggaagaaaagagaaaacagaAACTTATTGCGAGTTCCTATTTTTTTCCTAAGTATCTTCATTcgaatacaaacaataaaatctcAATCTCTTTAAAAGTTCTAGCATCTAGACTTACATGTATAAAGACAAGCTAAATAGTGTACACAGAAGAGAGAGATTAAGTAGTTATATTCTAAATCAGCCATCAAGTATAAAGCTGACATAGGCAAAAAGAATTGGGCAACACTTGTTActgtttaaacttttaaatctaTTCAAAACCACTTTCCTGTCTAAGGCTTTACCTGTTGATACATCATGGCAGTCCGAACGAGCCAAATCCTCCCATACTCTCCAACTATGAATCTGGTGAAACAATTACAATGTTAGACAGTTGGTCATGGTGATAACGAGATTATGGTTCTCTTGTTTCATGAGTCAAATCTAGTATCTTGTATTTGATCAACTGCAGTTCAGGAAGACGTTGGTTTTTATGGTCAACATAATTTCCTCTCCCGGGTCCTGGGAAAAGACATAACAAGTTCGACTAGAAAATACTGTATTGCTCTAAATACAAGAACCAAATGCATGATGGATCTTGTTTTATACATGATATATCTATTCCCggataaatctatttttaatggGTTTAAAAAACCCTTATAACTTTTCTTGGGAATGAACATGTCTCAAGTAGAGGCTTAGCAGTTTGATGAGTTCAGCCACACTAGGGTTTGGTAGTGTGTCATGCCCTTAACATACTAAGTCTGGCGCTAGCCAAACCTAAACGTAATTGGGTGTAGTGTGACAAGCCCCTAAAACGTTGTGTATGATGCTAGCCAAACCCATAAGTTTCTTGAGTTTGACAGTCAATCAAGTCTAAGATAACATAAATCTAGAAAATATATCAGACCCAAAGCACTTGGACATAATATCTCGCCAAGTCTAAACCTTAGACTTGGTAGTCAGTTAAGCCTAAAGTAATGTAGGTTTGACAAACATGTCAAACTTAGAGCACTTGA from the Populus nigra chromosome 9, ddPopNigr1.1, whole genome shotgun sequence genome contains:
- the LOC133702774 gene encoding F-box/LRR-repeat protein At4g14103-like, which gives rise to MAKDDKRKRCEEVNKDMISGLPNVIIGHILSFLPTKDALCTCILSKSWRELWRSLSNFDFDDRTWKSRIIFGNFMDRFFYVHNSRENSITKFRLRVHGNYPSSRLSQWIDAAIKDNVEELILWIPLLTHVPLPRRVFSCEKLVVLNLRYGIDIDLLGVGVRFSCLKVLHLEGLPILDDLASIEKLLAGSPVLEELKIEHEYCRSRNALRVCSSSLKRLTIRFTRIRYYRKDPGCRALTLDTPNLELLILTDFVSEELNMQQLPCSLVEASISVAFTHFFIIQLDTYIDMAVQFLRLIMPIVRILRLCGTTMRVSFFLILLLCLNCQRSDDAPPHMFTPIQILSNAVRKKLPRFEDLPNFQNLTRLEIEASGDCRWMVLHEILKCSVKLEVFILYKDDTSVIPKWRNPEFAPRCMRSSLKVIECVDFEGDFAEIEMAEYFIKNALVLEKMAIRFGWGMTRNSKERVAKRLSGCQIGSEACRITFSSP
- the LOC133702879 gene encoding MLO-like protein 11 isoform X1 — its product is MEEDTKETRSLALTPTWSVATVLTIFVVVSLIVERSIHRLSSWLRETNRKPLLAAVEKMKEELMLLGFISLLLTATSSTIANICIPSKFYEGNFASCTSPENDGEIKQNSSEGRKLVMLSVLPHPLRRMLNGLDWNTCEKGYEPFLSYQDLERLHRFIFVMAITHISYSCLTMLLAIVKIHSWRVWEDLARSDCHDVSTEINREKTLRRQTTFARHRTSSPLVKNSFLIWVTCFFRQFGPSVARTDYLTLRKGFIMNHNLSLKYDFHSYMIRSMEEEFQRIVGVSGPLWGFVVAFMLFNVEGSNLYFWISIVPITLVLLVGAKLQHVIAILTLETAGLTGHSVGGKLRPRDDLFWFKKPELFLPLIHFILFQNAFELASFFWVWWQFGYRSCFIRNHLQVYIRLVLGFAGQFLCSYSTLPLYALATQMGTNYKAALIPLRIRETIHGWGKAAARGKRRHGIVKDDSTMHRDTSTLMSEEDNHHLLDIPENDADPVTQIELQPASFISVSPTTVANETSSGVATPFLRHSTSVPSSETSNFHVEDIPRSYSMPVRR
- the LOC133702879 gene encoding MLO-like protein 11 isoform X2; protein product: MLQKVHLVLLLTKLMLLGFISLLLTATSSTIANICIPSKFYEGNFASCTSPENDGEIKQNSSEGRKLVMLSVLPHPLRRMLNGLDWNTCEKGYEPFLSYQDLERLHRFIFVMAITHISYSCLTMLLAIVKIHSWRVWEDLARSDCHDVSTEINREKTLRRQTTFARHRTSSPLVKNSFLIWVTCFFRQFGPSVARTDYLTLRKGFIMNHNLSLKYDFHSYMIRSMEEEFQRIVGVSGPLWGFVVAFMLFNVEGSNLYFWISIVPITLVLLVGAKLQHVIAILTLETAGLTGHSVGGKLRPRDDLFWFKKPELFLPLIHFILFQNAFELASFFWVWWQFGYRSCFIRNHLQVYIRLVLGFAGQFLCSYSTLPLYALATQMGTNYKAALIPLRIRETIHGWGKAAARGKRRHGIVKDDSTMHRDTSTLMSEEDNHHLLDIPENDADPVTQIELQPASFISVSPTTVANETSSGVATPFLRHSTSVPSSETSNFHVEDIPRSYSMPVRR